One genomic region from Argentina anserina chromosome 2, drPotAnse1.1, whole genome shotgun sequence encodes:
- the LOC126784001 gene encoding putative F-box protein At5g55150, translating to MHSDWAGLQKDLLGQVLTRLESPKDYLRFSVVCKSWFCLAKKNQRELMSRRSQPPMLLITDEENSWRLYNIIDDKVLDMQLRAPNRRFCGSSKGWLIFVDETFAITLLNPFSVKLREKKKKANATIIRLPPLHGEKWWIRKCDYYVCRASLSSDPILDPEDSVLTVIYGEKYQLAFIRCSKDKRWTYADNNFCPVEDVVYSQGVIYAVDNDSRLFSYNISTLSKLELSQGNSSYANKIYLVFDSDEKEIWMVKRYIKYKNIKKWLRRETTEFKIFKMNIDDEHEWIEKETLGNVAFFVGDNSSVSVVASDFPGCRSNCIYFSHDDDFISSSLEPYGPNDCGVYDIASRRVLNPYAEDAEKLLRQTSGRPPIWFVPHFQL from the coding sequence ATGCATTCAGATTGGGCAGGACTACAAAAGGATTTGCTCGGTCAAGTTTTGACGAGACTAGAATCACCGAAAGATTATTTGCGATTTAGCGTTGTTTGTAAGTCATGGTTTTGTTTGGCAAAGAAGAATCAAAGGGAACTCATGTCAAGACGCAGTCAACCTCCAATGCTCTTGATCACTGATGAAGAAAATTCATGGAGATTATACAACATCATAGATGATAAGGTTCTCGACATGCAATTAAGGGCGCCTAACCGACGATTTTGTGGCTCTTCAAAAGGATGGTTGATATTCGTCGATGAAACGTTTGCAATAACCCTACTAAATCCGTTCTCTGTGAAGCtcagagagaagaaaaagaaagcaaaTGCAACCATCATTCGTCTTCCCCCTCTGCATGGTGAAAAATGGTGGATTAGAAAATGCGATTATTATGTCTGTAGAGCCTCATTGTCATCAGACCCAATATTGGATCCAGAGGATTCTGTTCTTACGGTAATATATGGTGAAAAGTATCAATTAGCTTTTATCAGATGCAGTAAGGATAAGCGTTGGACATATGCTGACAATAATTTCTGTCCAGTTGAAGATGTGGTTTATTCTCAAGGTGTAATTTATGCAGTTGATAATGACAGCCGACTtttctcttacaatatcagtACATTGTCCAAGTTGGAGCTTTCACAAGGTAATTCCTCATATGCTAATAAGATATATCTTGTATTCGATTCCGATGAGAAAGAGATTTGGATGGTTAAGAGGTATATTAAGTacaaaaacattaaaaaatgGCTACGACGCGAAACCACAGAATTCAAAATCTTCAAGATGAATATTGATGATGAACATGAGTGGATTGAAAAAGAAACCCTAGGTAATGTTGCTTTCTTTGTCGGTGATAATTCCTCTGTGTCTGTGGTGGCTTCAGATTTTCCAGGTTGTCGATCTAATTGCATATACTTTAGCCATGATGATGATTTTATAAGTAGTAGTCTTGAACCATATGGACCTAATGATTGCGGAGTATATGACATAGCGAGTCGTCGTGTCTTAAATCCATATGCAGAGGATGCTGAAAAGTTGTTGAGGCAGACAAGCGGGCGACCTCCCATCTGGTTTGTGCCGCACTTTCAACTTTAA